The genomic interval GTCATTTGCCGAGTTTTAATGCCAGCAGTCCTCGGCAAACCAAGCGGCTGACCACTTGATGGGGCACCTGGAGGGCAGCGGAAATCAACCCCGCGTCACCTCCCGTCAGGATGACGGTGGGGGGTGAATCGGTGGGTTCGGCAGCCCCGTAATTCTCTGCCAAGCGATCGATCGCGGCCGCCACGGCGGTGATCACGCCCAAACGGATGGCGGACGACGTGTTCGTCGCCGGTCGCATGGACAGAGGCGTTTGGCAGTCGCCATCGGCCAACAGGTCGATCTGGGGCAATGCATCGGTACCGCGCGCGAGCGCCTGCAGCTGTAGCCCCAAGCCCGGCAGAATCGCGCCGCCGCAGAATCGACCCCGGGCATCGACCCAGTCGACCGTCACTGCCGATCCGGCATCCACCACGACCAACGGAGGCCGGTACAGTTCGGACGCCGCGAACGCACCGACCAAGCGATCGATTCCGAGCCGATCGGGATGATCCACCAACACGGGCATCGGCACGTCGTCTCGCGTGATGGTGCGGACGTCGACGTTCACTTGGTCGGAGTCGGCAAGTTGATTCTCCGCATCACGACGCAGTCGGTCGCACAACTGTCGCGATGCCGATCGTTGCACGCTTGCGATTCGCCACTGGGTACGACAAGGTCGGCAACGCGTGTGGCTTTCCACCCACTGAACCGCTTGTGTGATCCAGTCGACATCGGAGGTCACCGGATCGGTTGAACCCTGCGGCTCGCTTGGCCAGCGGTTGTCGATCGGGATGGAGATTTCGGAGAGGCGGTTTTCCGATGATGATTTCTTTTCGCATGCGGGGTGGTCGTCCGACATCAAACAAAGTTTGGCGGCCGAGTTACCGACGTCCACAGCAACGACACAGCTAGGCTCCTTCACGGCACCGCCTTGTCGGAATCATTGCCGGAATCATTGCCGCTGCCGTGATGTTTTCTTCCTTGTTTGCGTGATACCTGTTCGCCCTCCTTGTCTTTGGCTTGATGCTCGTTGGATAGGTCCGACGTGGGGCCGGCCAAGTGAGGTGGGACTCGTCGCTGACGAGTTGCCGTTGATTCGTCCGAGACGCGAAGCTTAGGAACGACTTCGCCCTCGTTCTCCATTCGTTGACGACGCAACATGACTTGATCCATGATCCGATGCGTCAATTCGGCGAGTCCTTCGCCGGTCGCCGCGCTGATCATAAAGACTTCTTTGCCGGTCGACTCACGAAGTTGATCACGGACTTCCTCGGCACCTTCCATTTCCATCTTGGTGACGACGAGGATTTCATCGCGTTTGCCCAAGTCGGGATCGTACTCGATCAGCTCCGCGCGGATCGCGTTGTAGTTTTGCAGCGGATCGGTTCCGTCGACCGGTTTGGGCTCGACCAAATGCACCAGCAAGCCGGCGCGCTCGACGTGCTTGAGGAACTCGTGTCCCAGCCCGACACCTTCGCTCGCGCCCTCGATCAAACCTGGGATGTCCGCGAGCACGAACGATCGCTCCTCATCGGCTTCGACGATTCCCAAGTTGGGATGTTTGGTCGTGAAGGGATAGTCGGCGATCTCGGGTCGAGCGCTGGAGATGCGTGAGAGCAGCGTGCTCTTGCCCGCGTTGGGTTTGCCCACCAATCCGACGTCGGCGATGCTGCGGAGTTCCAAGATCACCAATCGGGTCTCGCCTTCTTCGCCCGCCGTGGACTCTCGGGGCGCCTGGTTGGCACTGGACTTGAAGTGTGCGTTGCCGCGGCCGCCTTTGCCTCCCCGGGCGATGACGAAGCTCTCTCCGTGGTGGGTCAAGTCCTTGATCACAAAACCTTGATGAGCATCAATCACGGTGGTTCCCGGAGGAACGTAGAGGATTTGGTCGCCGCCCTTACGACCGTGACACATGGAGCCTTGGCCGGGTTGCCCTTTGGGGGCGCGATAGAACTTTCGGTTGGCGTAGGCCGCCAACGAGTTCACGCCGAGCTTGGCTTCTAAGATGATGCTGGCTCCGCGACCACCGTCGCCACCGTCGGGGCCGCCGCGGGGAACGTACTTTTCCCGACGCATACTGGAGCAGCCGTCGCCGCCTTTGCCGGCTTGCAACTCGATTTGGACACGATCAACAAACATCTCGGAGCCACTGGATAGGATTCAGCCTGCCACCTGGGTGCCGGCCGTTTGGCGGGCCGCTGTGGCAATGGGAGTGACCGCCGGTGCGGTCAGAATCCTTGAGAGTAGCCCAGAAACACACGCGGTCCAGAGGGTCGGGACCTGACTTGGTCGCTACGGAACAGCGAATCACTGACCCGCGCACCCGGTAGTGGGATTCGCCAGAATTCCTTACGCATGGGATTTCTGACGAAATCCACCACGCCATTTATCGAGAAAGTGTTCCTAAATAATGCGTGCAAATGGGTCAATTTGCGGTTTGCTTGACGGCCCGGAAGTCCCAGCGATAGTTCAGCGGTTCGTCCAAGTTGTACCGTTTTAGAACGTATTGCATCTCGTTTTCGTCTTGAAAAGAGGGCACGCCGAATCGAATCATGTCGTCGGTCTGTGCCATCGTGTCGCCCGGGCGAAAGAAGTTCAACTGCAGCATCTTGCGGCGATAGGGGGCATCGTCGCCCTCGCCGTCTTGTTGAAACGCATTGGTCAGCCCAGACACGTAAACGGAGAGAAAGTCGATGTTGGGGTCAACGTCGGTCCAGGTCGCCACTCCCCACACGCCGGGAGCGTCGTCGTCGCTGGTGCGTGGAATCTTGACGCGGGTGATTTCAACGCTGTTGTACAACGGAGCAGTGATCTGCTCCCGCATCGCGATGACCTCTTTGGCCGCTGGCAAGATTTGATCCAGAAAGCTGCCGCCGCCGACATGATCTTGGATCGTCAGCAATGGAAAGAATCGACGTGAGTCGTACCCGATCGCTTCGATCCTCTGAAACACCTCGGCCCCACCGACGTTATCCGCCGCCGGACGCAAATCGCCGCCTCGATAGCGAACCCGATAGACCATGTACCAAACCAGTTTTCGCTGCAGCCGGCCGTCGGCCCTTGGCAAATTCACATAGATCTGCCGCAGCGGTTTGAAGGAAAACTCGAGGCAGTAGACTTCGCGACGCAGCACGACTTGTTTGGCCATTTCGACCAAGGTGCGGCTGCGAGGATCAAAGTGCGGTG from Stieleria varia carries:
- the obgE gene encoding GTPase ObgE — translated: MFVDRVQIELQAGKGGDGCSSMRREKYVPRGGPDGGDGGRGASIILEAKLGVNSLAAYANRKFYRAPKGQPGQGSMCHGRKGGDQILYVPPGTTVIDAHQGFVIKDLTHHGESFVIARGGKGGRGNAHFKSSANQAPRESTAGEEGETRLVILELRSIADVGLVGKPNAGKSTLLSRISSARPEIADYPFTTKHPNLGIVEADEERSFVLADIPGLIEGASEGVGLGHEFLKHVERAGLLVHLVEPKPVDGTDPLQNYNAIRAELIEYDPDLGKRDEILVVTKMEMEGAEEVRDQLRESTGKEVFMISAATGEGLAELTHRIMDQVMLRRQRMENEGEVVPKLRVSDESTATRQRRVPPHLAGPTSDLSNEHQAKDKEGEQVSRKQGRKHHGSGNDSGNDSDKAVP
- a CDS encoding type III pantothenate kinase, which encodes MKEPSCVVAVDVGNSAAKLCLMSDDHPACEKKSSSENRLSEISIPIDNRWPSEPQGSTDPVTSDVDWITQAVQWVESHTRCRPCRTQWRIASVQRSASRQLCDRLRRDAENQLADSDQVNVDVRTITRDDVPMPVLVDHPDRLGIDRLVGAFAASELYRPPLVVVDAGSAVTVDWVDARGRFCGGAILPGLGLQLQALARGTDALPQIDLLADGDCQTPLSMRPATNTSSAIRLGVITAVAAAIDRLAENYGAAEPTDSPPTVILTGGDAGLISAALQVPHQVVSRLVCRGLLALKLGK